From Manihot esculenta cultivar AM560-2 chromosome 18, M.esculenta_v8, whole genome shotgun sequence:
ATATCAAATGTTTCCATGTATATGTTAAAAAAGTAAAGGCGTCTATTGTGGTTTTGATCATTGTTTTTTACTTGGACTTTTAAGAGATGCCTTATTAGGCATGATATAGATATGAAAGATTGTAGTGATCGAGAATATGTACCAGCTTTCCCAGAATTTTCTGATTTGAGGAGCAAGTTTTacttaggaaaaaaaaaaagaaaaaaagaacatAGTCTTTCTAAAATTGGCCGACAAAATTGCTTGAATATGGGCATATTGCAGAAATTTGACATGATTTGCCTGCAGTAGTTATGCAGCAAAGCCTGAAAAAAATCAGAATGTTGACAGGGTGAAGACCAATTGATAAGCAAGCTTCATAAATTGAAAATACATTGCCATCAATTTATATCACCTTCATGTATTCTTCCCTTCGCTAAGTTTCAACTTGTAATTCTAGTTGTTTGCATATTATTTTGGCATAGCTCTGGTGACTCAGACTGTCCCACACTAACTTCCCATGCTTTGTTGTTGTACATGCTCTTCAGATACCAAAGGGAGTTCAGCCTGGACAACTTATAGTACTAAGAGGCAAAGGTATATTAATTTATGCCCTAGATCCTGGCATCTGTTTCTTGTAATTTTCCTTGTAAatatacttatttttttaagttcATACAGGGCTACCAAAGCATGGTTTCCACAGGGACCATGGAGACCAATTTGTGCGGTTTTGCATCAACTTCCCCACGTaagctcttttctttctttctctctagGAGGATAGAAGGGAGTGTTAACGCTGTTTTTTCCTATGAAAATAGGAGTTACATTTCAGGTCTATTTGACATTGTTATTAGAGTAGTGGTTGAGAAAACACTTTCTTAAATGTATTatttaagaatattaaaaattgatttaaaattatatttgacaTATTTAGTTATAAGAgcgtgaaaataaaaaaaataaaaaaaaaaagcttttttCAAACTACTTTTTCAACAACATTTAGAATTATGCTTTTTCATACAAGTGTTCTATAATCCTCAACCACAATGCCAAACAGGCTCTTCATGTCccacttgtatgcttgtttgacATTCTGTTTCTAATTTCAACTATTCTGATGTGTGAAAATGTGCTTTGTGATTTGTGCAATTTACCAATTCAAGGCTGAGAAGCTTGCACAACATAAGGTCATACCAAAACTCTATATGTAGCCAATATACATGAGACAATTACATAATGAGGGTAACAGTTAATGTACTTCATCCTATAGATGGGCCATGTGCTTTGGGCATCAGTACTAGCAACTGAGTAGACTTTGGATTCTAGAGTATCCAAACAGGGCCTTGGTTTGTGAGTGTTGGTCATGCGGTATGAAGGACCATACCAAACTTATGACAGCCAACAATTTCAAAATAAGTCACTTGGCATGCTTTCTCTGATTTCCTGGTGAACAGTTGCATTTGTCGTATTTTATTGCTGAAGAGGGGATTTACTACAAGTTTACAACTATGAGTTTTTCCCCCTCTTAGAATAATACATCTCTGTTGTGTTTTGTTCTCATTTTAGTGAAATAAATGAACGGCAACGTGCTATACTGGAGGAACTTGCTCTGGAGGAGATAAAAAATGGAAATGGTACCTCAATTGAAGGAAATTGGTAACTTTGCTTCCTTGATAATACATTGTTAGATGCTTCTTGCTCTTGAAACTTTGCCTCTATGGGCTGCATTAGGTTTcgatttattaaattttgacCATAAATTAATGCAACTATTTTATTGCATTGCTTAGTATAAATCGTAAATGTCCCTAGTAATAAAGCTGTTAATGAGGAAGAATGAGGTATGGATGGTTACTCAAGATCTGTTCAGATGTCAGGACATTAGTTACTAGCTATCGAAGCCAATGCATGAGTAACTGTTTTGCTTCAATACTATTCTAGATGACCATGAAGGCATGAATTTTGTTATAGGAAATATTCACCATGCGTCATACCTGTATACATACTGTTGCCAATGAAGACTTTGTGAGGTCTGTTTGGGATCCATGATGGAACTAAAAACAAAATGGGCTGCGCCATACAACTGTTATACTAATTTGCTTATATGTATTGATGTTTACTTCATGGATTGTCTTGATTAACGTTTTTATATCATAATAtgccttttttttcctttttttttatcttaatgTTAACAGTGGGTTTTCAGTATGACCAATTTATTAGCATTCTAGAGAATTGAATGACTGTCTAAAGGAATAGCCTTACTGTAGTCTTCTGATGTCTTATTTGGattattttatgtgaaaactGTCCAAATGTTTACTGCATATTGTTGGCTGCTTTAGTAATTTTTCTACTGATTGTGATGAAGATCCTGAAATGGATAACAGGCTTTATCAGCAGCTATCTACTGGTTGAACTTACAGGTGGCAGCGTTTTCTTGAGCACGTGAAGGGACCTACATTTATGCTTGAATTTTCTCTATTCATGTTGGCCTTGCTGTTCCTTCACAAAATCATTGGATGAATTCTGAACCAAGATGACCTTCCGTGGGAATATGTACACCAAAATATTCATTCATATATTGAATTCATCTTTAATGGGGGAGGTCTACTGTTAGAAGGTATCAATTCTGACACTGACATCAGCAGATATACATTATGATGCAGGACTGTCTGCAGATCTTACAGTTAGTGTTGAAATTTGAGGTTTTTGTAAAGGAAAAAATGCATAGGGATTACAATATTAGGGGAATTTTGTCTTGGATCCTACACAATGAAATcctatttaactttttttatgaAGGAATTCACTTGCTTATTTTTTGAGTCCATAATAAACCGGGTGCAAGCAAGTTAGTTTTCTACAAAAATTCATGGACGACATAAATTTCCTTCCACCAAATGTGTGGGGTTTGGCTTACCTTTAAATCCTTGATATCCAGTCTAAGGATGTCAACATCAATGCGTGTAAGGCCAACTATAGTGGTGATATTCGTCGAAACTTGAAATCCTTCCACCAAATgtgcgttttttttttttttttgggcggGGGGTGAAATAATTTTCAAGTTGATTGGCATATTAAATGCATGCTGAACAGTGTTATCTTTTGCGTTCAATTCATAATTATGCACTCTTTGTGAGTGTGGTTTACTGTAATTGTGGAATATGTGAAAAGGAAATTAATGTGTATGTTTGTGCTGACTGCAGACTAGGCTTAGAGGAAATGGACACTGTACAAATCCATGTTTCGCAGGAGTGAAGTGGAATGATTACTTTCTCTTACTGGGCGACACCTCAAGAATCAATTTGGCTGGCGTTACATTTCGTTAGTGATGTAATTACCAAAGATTGATATAAATATACTCgattatttcttcttttttttccgaAATTATAGAAATAGGCAAATAAAAGAGCATAAATGCGTTGCACTTACTTTTAGATAGTTTAGCCTTTATCACTCGGTTAAGCTGTCATTGTTGAGAAAATTTGGATCCTTGCAAGCAAATTCCAGTAATACAAGGACTGgaattctttctttcctttgtcTCTTCTATTATCAGCAATACTTTTCTTTCTACTATTTTTCACAGCTGTGCTGTTCGCTCTCTATTATTCCTTTTGTTTCTTGTTCAAATCGTCAAATCTCTATCTTGCAaagttttttccttttttttctgttGAAATAATCTTGCAACGAATGTTACGATTTGAAAAAACAACCAGAGGCTCAAACCCACCGAAAATAAAGACTTTTGTTTATTCTCTGGTATGATATTTGTTCCCAAATTCTCATTAGAGTAGTAAACAAGCAGAAGGACAGGAAGATTGATATATTCTGAATACATGACAAACAAATAATCATACGATAGCAATCCAGGAGCGTTGGCATGTGTTCAAGCATTTGCCGTTGGATTAGAAGATGGAAACATTTCTGTTTCAGGAGCAAGattctttttcttgttttgtttgaTCTCACCATAGAAGTAAGAAACAAAACCCCAAAGAGAAAGCGCAAGAGCAACGCCTTTTTCTGCCTTAAAATTCTCTTGGTAGAAAATGACAGCCAGGATCTCTGTGAGTGGTAGGAGAACAGCTATTATGATTCCTGATAACAAAGACGAGGAACAAAAGACGACTCCGATGGCTCCCAGGAAGAATGCCTGCCAGATTATTGCACTCCACACTATTACCACGTAATACTTTGTTTCACCAAGCCCGAAGTCTCTTGCTTCCCTTGGAATCACCTGCACAATATCCACGTATGTATCCATTAGACTTTAcattttttctaatttatttttagaattattataatattattatatgagATATTAGTATTTGTATGAGAATTGCTCATTCTAAAAGAATAGAAATTCTTAGCTACTCAGCGTTAGTCCACTAGAGTCGGTGGTCACTTTTTGAAGTGGACTTGCGGTTGCCATGTTCCATCATTTTCGCTTTCCATTGGCAAATTATGAACTCTTTTTCTTTAACCTCATTATTAAActtctataaatttttttatcacataTTAAAACTTCCATAATTACATCCTATTCCTTCACTTTTTATTATTACATTTTTTAATCATTTACTCACTTTCCACATTAATTTAATGTCTACCCTTGCACCTATGCATGAAAGAATTTTCCAATTTTCTAAAGCAAATATATTCATAATGAGACTAGAAATAAACGGAGGCCggcaagagagagagagtttagaGGTAAAAATACAAACCTTGAAGTCTTTGTTAACCAGCATCCCTAAGGTGCAAAAGACAGTAGCAAACAGACACATAACCAGCTGAATCTCCATCACAAGAGTATAGCTAATTTCCTGCTTCGACTTCTTGTACGTCAACTCCACCAATGGCAAGACAAATCCATACAAAGCTGCAGCCCCCAGCGTCATAATAAACCCCATAATATACTCTTTGTTAGATTCATGTTTCGGCCGATCACTGCTCGTATGCAAAGCTAAGACACCAGCCCCAACGCTCAACAAAACCACCGcgtttattgaataaaaattgaACTTTTGTTTAACCAAAAGAAACGCAAAACCAGCAGTGAACCCCAACTGGGTTGCAATGATCAAAGCAGATGTTGAAACTGGAAGACGAGCTACCCCATAAGCGTAAAGATAGTCGTCAAGGCCGGTGAGTAAACCGATGACGGTGGCGGCGATGAACAGATGACGATTCATGTAGAAGAGTTTAGTTGTGGGTTTGTTGGAGCGGCGGCGGTGTAGGTAGCTTATGAAAAGGGGTATGAAAATGATTGGCCAGCCGGCTGTTTCAAGCCAGCTTGAGAGCCAAACACGGTTGCCTCCATGGAGGAAGTAGAGACGCATTATGAGAGGGCCACCGCAGTTGCCTAAAGCTAAAAGGATGCAGTTGAAAACCAGTAAAGATCTTCTCGTAGTATTGTTAAGTGGAGGCTTTTCGTTAGTCTCCATGACGAAGTGAAGCCTCCTACTCTTGCTCTCTGCTTTGCTTCTTTCTCTGTATTTGTGATAATTAGAGAAGATGTtggttctttttttttaaacaaagagAGGAGATGGTTCAGCAAAGCTTTTCTTTTATAAGAATCcttaaatataaaagaatataatagtttttt
This genomic window contains:
- the LOC110606559 gene encoding purine permease 3; the encoded protein is METNEKPPLNNTTRRSLLVFNCILLALGNCGGPLIMRLYFLHGGNRVWLSSWLETAGWPIIFIPLFISYLHRRRSNKPTTKLFYMNRHLFIAATVIGLLTGLDDYLYAYGVARLPVSTSALIIATQLGFTAGFAFLLVKQKFNFYSINAVVLLSVGAGVLALHTSSDRPKHESNKEYIMGFIMTLGAAALYGFVLPLVELTYKKSKQEISYTLVMEIQLVMCLFATVFCTLGMLVNKDFKVIPREARDFGLGETKYYVVIVWSAIIWQAFFLGAIGVVFCSSSLLSGIIIAVLLPLTEILAVIFYQENFKAEKGVALALSLWGFVSYFYGEIKQNKKKNLAPETEMFPSSNPTANA